ttattctTGAACTTAGCATAGTGAAGACAAAAATTAGTTATGTTTACTAATTACCCATGTTCTGCTCTGTTGATATACAGAATGTTCATGTTCTTTTAGTAAGCACCATCACTGCTTCTCCCTAGCATACTGATGTTTATTGATGGTATTCTAGTTGTTCATCAATAGAGAGAGTTTATTTAAAGCATTTGTACatattatttcatcatttttaatttattaatcatcagtagatttttttaagtaaagttCATTAGATGTGTTCTGCAAACTTGGGTCTCATATGAATGTCCTTCTGAGTTATAGGATAAACCACTGACGTTAAGTGGTAAAGAGAGGCCAAGATTGCattgttatattatttatttcatgcaCTGCTAATATATCTTTATAAACAGACTGTGATACTAAACAATTGACTCTTTATATGTACAAACAAATGCTATCGATTAAACTTGGAAGAAACATATGACAGTGTTTGTTGAGTCTTCTGTTTTTATTGGAAAACTTGCCAGATGTTTGATAGCACTAATGTCGCCAAAAAACCCCACTTTTTTCATATTCCATACTAAAGCAAAATGTAGTAATGTTACATCACTGTAAATAGTCCTCTGTCTAGCACAGCTTGAAAACCTAAACAAATCCAATAGCTGGACATCAATTCAGTTTTGTTCTTCAATTCCAATACATTTTTATGCATTAGCTGATCCTAATAGAAGCATTCATTATGAAATAAAGTCTTCCAGCACCAATAGCTGTCCATTGGCACTACAATACCCAGTTCTGGTATGTGTTCCCGATGGAAAACATTACTCTCGAAGCTTTTAGGTCTCTGAATACTAACACatcttaaaaaaagaattttcaagGATCTCAAGATCACATTTTCTGTTTGATCTTCTTCAGCATATTTGGAAGTTCTAATGCTGCTTTCCTTTTTCTCTGAAAATATAATTGTGTATATTCCATAACTTCTCATTGTAAATGCATTTTGGTAACAATGTGTTGATAGAATTTACGGAAAAAAGTATAATATAACACTCTAAAATAACTGCACTGAAATTTCACAGCtcatataacatacatgtattaccagtAAGTatgttcaaatatatatattgactaTTGTTTGCAAACCGAATACAAATGCtcctatatatatacatgcatatcacCTTGGTTTCATTTGTGAATATActctgacatacatgtacaagaaaagGAAAATGAACTGTAACTGCAATAACTTCATATGAGTGATAGATATAAAAGCCTTTCAATCTTACGTTTGGAGTTCCAGGTGGGTTGGCGTTGAGAACATCTATGGCTTCAGCAAGCATCTTTTGTTTGGAGGGGGAGTCGGGGGAGAGGCTGGGATTGACCATCGATCCCGTCGTCTCTGCACTCAACACAGAGGATTCTGGCTCAGATTTGATACATGTTTCCACTGGTAAGGGCTAGtaggtaataaaaaaattatatttatagtgcaggtacatgtaatactggaaaatgtaaaaaatggaAGAATTCCAGCATGTTGACTTGAATTTCCATTTACTTTAAGTCTATCATTTAAAGTCTATgacttaaaaactaaaataaattttttgggAACAAATATAGCACACATGAAATGTCCTACCTTTCCTGGTGCTAATGTTTCAAATCTGTGTTTCAGAGACTCCAGTTCATAATCACATGTTGCCAATGCTATTTTCAGTTCATAAAGCAAGACAATATCTTGTCGTAATTCATTGAAATGTGTAACTGTATCTTCTGTGGGAATTGGGCTATATTCTAAAACAGATATTCAAAACCATACAAAGTACATAATAAgctgaaaaaatattacataaactTCAAATACATGTTGGTTCCCTTCTTGCTCCATACATTTAATCCgtaaatataataattcatattcatTGAAGATATTTGCAATTCCAAACTAAGTTGTGTTACCTATGCCAAGTTCCTCAAGAACTTGTTCtattgcttttaattttttctggCCTATTGATGCTGGTAATTTCATCTGAAAATACAGGAAGTATTTGAGCATGATAGTTTCTTATGAAAGAACATGACCACAATTCTATAACTGAATGTAAATTATCCACAATATCTTACCCTCTGACTTCTTAATGATACTCCTGAGGTCTTGAAATCTGCAAATTTGATTCCACTGGGTTCTGGTGTAGACTAAAGGTgcaagaaatatttcaatttacaatACATATGTTTCTGACATGAAAATGGTGTgggtaatttcttttttaacattttttccaCCAATGTGTCTTAACAATTTCTCTTTAActtagtttgattttttttatgccaACACCTACAACTGTTGGGTTGATCTTTTGATGAGGTGTgtgtattttcttctttgtctgTTTCTTCTCAGACCGCCTAGCGTCAAAGTTACTGTCAGCTGCCGTGATCAGTTTCTGTAGATCCTGTGTCTTCTTTTCCCGCTCTTTCTTCCTCAATTCAATCTTCTTCAGCTCAGCAATCAAATGCTCTTCTTCCTCCACCTAGGAAATTCATTGTTATTACATtcaaagtaaaacatttttaaatattaacataaaaCTTAAGTCTTAACTCAGtgtgtataattttttaaggCAATCTTTCCTATGTGCCATAGTGTTTTCCATTATAAGGTGACAAAgacaaaaatatacatcaaagGACTAGGTTTTATGCAAACAGTTGACTTCAGTAGAAATGCACCAATATATCAACGCCCACCTGTTCAGGAGTTCTGTCAAACAGTTTGGTAAGCTGTAGTTTTCGTTTTCTCTCATGCTCGGCATCAAAGGCTCGGATTTTTGGCTCTGATCCCTGTGGAGCCCTCAcctgtatacatatatattcaataaGAGTTATATCCAAAGACCTGATAAAGTCAGGTATAATGATAGCTACGTTTATATATCATTACCTATGCAAATACAATGGAAAGTATTTACATGTTGGTTGAAAACatagtttttaataaaacattttttttcctttgtttaatacacatatatataatatactgattgtaaattattataatttcagTAATGTTCTTGAATTTACTTTTCTCATTGACACAAATACATTCCATTTGTTTGACAATGGTGAAGTAAGATCATTGCCCAGATTTTTACAATAGGAGTACCTTGGTCAGTGTGTTGCATATACTGTAGTATCTTTCCTTGATGTCCTCTACACTTCTGTTAGGGAATTTGTCTCTATCCCAGCGATCATGGACAATAATGAAGCGTAGATCAAAACGTTTACATTGGTCAAACAGGAAATCTGTCTCCTGCCTTGTCCAGTTGTCATCATGGAGGTGTTGCTGGTACTCCAGATCAGAGTATACAGGGATGTCTACCGCCTATATGTATCGCAAAATATCATTTCTACATTTTGTTAtcctattttattttattttaaattaacctTTGTTCCTCAGTTCtctatttacaatatttactacAAACGATAATTGcaaaatgtgttaaaaataTCCAATGCTACTCTTGTTCCGAagtagaaataaaaaacaaatcctTATACTCATATTCATACCTTATTAAAGCGTGCAAACGGATAATCTTTTCCTTCATCTGCTACTCTTCTCCAGTGATAAAAAACAGCACCGTCCTATTATGATTAATAAATGGCAATCATCTTATTGGTTTATGTAAATGCAGTGACTCCTGTAaagttagtacatgtaatacataccTTTCTTGCTGGATTTGTGAACGGCATCCATTTCCAAGGTCTGACTTTGCTACTACCGATTTTAGCTTTCATTTGTTTATATCCTTGGTTTGTATCTGTTGGTATGATTGGAGGTGCATCTCTGAAAGACCAAATTATCATATTGACAAACTAACAGTATTTGTACAATTATTTTGACTGCCTCCTCaacttatttcaaaatttgacagAAAATTCAACCATTTTCACTTATTTTTCCTTTGAAAGTAAGTGTATGGTAATAaggaaattaaagttttaactttttgtctacagtttataaaataatatgatgTGACTAAACAACTCCTTTTTAACCTAATTACATGTTCATGCTTACTTATTATCTGTCCACAAAAGCCCCCATAATTCTCGATGCATTCCTTCTGGTCGCTTGAATGACACATCAGTTTTCTTTGCAACCTTTTTCTACAGGAATACATGAACAAGTATGACTTAATCCTCAATATcatgtataaaatatgtataaacacAAATCATAGAGGGCGAAGCTCTCCAAGGGCCCTTTGGGTAAATGAGAGCAAAGCTCTCCCAATAGACAACATGTGTATATATGccaaaaatatagaaattataCTATATACCTatgaagttgaaaaaaaattccaatatgGAGGAAAAAAGAATCACTTTATGCACAGTGACATCACCGGAATCCGTGTTGAATTCTGAATCTTTTACATGTACTAACTTCATGTTTGGTAATAATTGTTTATGAGGTAAAATGAGCAATAAACACACTCAGACATACCTGTTTTAAAGattgataaaatatgttattacttaacaattattttccaATTATTTTCTACATGTTCGCATTTTTGCTACTGCGACAGAAATTGTCTAGTGATGTCTGctaatatgacgtcataacatATACTGAATGTGTGGCATTTAGCATTATATGAATACATAGATAGGTGGATCCTACTGAACATGTTTACGATTAATCTATTGCAAATAAATTATTGATAGTGAAAATTCGATTGTGTTTATTGGCTTCACCCTCAACACGATCACACCGAAAAACATATAAGTGTCAAATATGTCAACAGTCATTCAAACTTCTTtgatgcaaattttttttaaaactattgaatGTGTACCTTTCTGTCATTCATCAAAGCATCTTTTGTAATAAACTGTTGCTCTGGTCCTTCTAATTCTAAGATATCTCTAACATCCATTCCTGCTGCCATCTTTACAACTAAAAGTAATTTCATTGTGTAAGTTATGCAGATAAAACACTTTGAAACAATTGATTTATCTTATACTTATTTGTCTAATCCAAcaaatgcaaaaaatacatACTTTTGGCTTTTTTC
This portion of the Magallana gigas chromosome 7, xbMagGiga1.1, whole genome shotgun sequence genome encodes:
- the LOC105337944 gene encoding DNA methyltransferase 1-associated protein 1, whose product is MAAGMDVRDILELEGPEQQFITKDALMNDRKKKVAKKTDVSFKRPEGMHRELWGLLWTDNKDAPPIIPTDTNQGYKQMKAKIGSSKVRPWKWMPFTNPARKDGAVFYHWRRVADEGKDYPFARFNKAVDIPVYSDLEYQQHLHDDNWTRQETDFLFDQCKRFDLRFIIVHDRWDRDKFPNRSVEDIKERYYSICNTLTKVRAPQGSEPKIRAFDAEHERKRKLQLTKLFDRTPEQVEEEEHLIAELKKIELRKKEREKKTQDLQKLITAADSNFDARRSEKKQTKKKIHTPHQKINPTVSTPEPSGIKFADFKTSGVSLRSQRMKLPASIGQKKLKAIEQVLEELGIEYSPIPTEDTVTHFNELRQDIVLLYELKIALATCDYELESLKHRFETLAPGKPLPVETCIKSEPESSVLSAETTGSMVNPSLSPDSPSKQKMLAEAIDVLNANPPGTPNRKRKAALELPNMLKKIKQKM